The proteins below come from a single Prochlorococcus marinus str. MIT 9215 genomic window:
- a CDS encoding DUF3038 domain-containing protein, with the protein MLIRTIKVLTRGNQVSRKSIEKLDLLLLILETIDLNGIQSFYSLSNKLNLNNVLPNKVTIWKLRNNNPLRKSYVGNNIKHYEFDALIRISVEMSKYLYPYIREILKSKEDLEVNSVIWNDFNIRFIELIKERFNLDSIRVKKLLNQAENEEIIIKSLLTLSFCISNQGYQKLKNFLYDF; encoded by the coding sequence ATCTTAATAAGAACAATTAAAGTTTTAACTAGAGGAAATCAGGTATCAAGAAAATCTATAGAGAAGCTTGACTTATTATTATTAATACTAGAAACTATTGACTTAAATGGCATTCAGTCTTTTTATAGCTTATCAAATAAGCTTAATTTAAATAATGTTCTACCAAATAAAGTAACTATTTGGAAATTACGAAATAATAATCCATTGAGAAAATCTTATGTCGGAAACAATATTAAACATTACGAATTTGATGCCTTAATTAGGATTTCAGTTGAAATGTCTAAATATTTATATCCTTACATCAGAGAGATACTTAAATCTAAAGAAGATCTTGAAGTGAATTCAGTTATTTGGAATGATTTTAATATAAGATTTATTGAGTTGATTAAAGAGAGATTTAATTTGGATAGTATAAGAGTGAAAAAGCTTTTAAATCAAGCTGAAAATGAAGAAATTATCATAAAATCTTTGCTTACTTTATCCTTTTGCATCTCAAATCAGGGTTATCAAAAGTTGAAGAATTTTTTATACGATTTTTAA
- a CDS encoding DUF4335 domain-containing protein produces the protein MQNKLSFHQSSVSLEIIGLPDYSNNENKDQISIISQWKLTIIDKPLIEGKIEHLGPIMNAFYIYSNLLINNEIPLFESKLIDIKAENLHIHNIIFKSSKPNVKPLILKIGNSLLSDTINCFDQLNESPKVRIKKTYVPNNFPKKLRYGINKKVKFLNFFIPPFIAIFSLILFSSSFIYFYNPFENIEKKELINTE, from the coding sequence ATGCAAAATAAATTGTCGTTTCATCAATCTTCAGTAAGTCTCGAAATAATCGGATTGCCAGATTATTCTAATAATGAAAATAAAGATCAAATATCTATAATTTCTCAATGGAAATTAACCATAATTGATAAACCACTTATTGAAGGTAAAATTGAGCATTTGGGACCTATTATGAATGCTTTTTATATTTATTCAAATCTTTTAATAAATAACGAAATTCCATTATTTGAGTCTAAATTAATTGATATAAAAGCTGAAAATCTTCACATACATAATATTATTTTCAAGAGCTCTAAACCAAATGTAAAGCCTTTAATTTTAAAGATTGGTAATTCATTACTTTCAGATACCATAAATTGTTTTGATCAGTTAAATGAATCGCCAAAAGTAAGAATAAAAAAAACTTATGTACCTAATAACTTTCCTAAAAAATTAAGATATGGGATAAATAAAAAAGTTAAATTTTTAAATTTCTTTATTCCACCTTTTATTGCAATTTTCTCATTGATTCTATTCTCTTCCTCTTTTATTTATTTTTATAATCCTTTTGAAAATATAGAAAAAAAAGAACTAATAAATACTGAATAA